GCCGGGTCGGCGGCGAAGGCCCGCTGGCAGCCGCTGCCGCAGAACCACCACGTGCGGCCGTCGACCTCCAGGTGCAGCGAGGCCTCCACCATCGGCACCGACATGCCGCACACCGGGTCGGTCGCGGTGGCGTCCTGCACCATCGGCAGCGGGGACGGGCCGGGGGTCTGCGGACGTGGCCGCCGGGCGATCAGCTCGGCGAGGATCGACAGGGCGACCTCGCCGGGCGTGTGCGCCCCGATGTCCAGGCCGGCCGGCGTGCGGACCTTCGCCCGCAGCTCGTCGGGGACGTCGAGGGAGGCCACCACGGCGCTGCCCCGGCGCGGGCTGGCGACCAGCCCCACGTAGGGCACGCCGGCCCGCAGCGCCGCGCTCAGCACGGCCTCCTCGTCGCGGCCGTGCGAGGCCACGACCACCGCACTGGTGTCCTCGGGAAGCGTGCCGTCGTGCGGGCGCAGGTCGTAGCCGAGCCGCTCGCCCAGCTCGACCAGCGCCTGCGCGATCGGGGCGCTGCCGGCGACCACCACCAGCGGGGCCGGCACCTCGGGCTCCAGGAAGATCTCCAGCGTCCCGCCCGACAGGCACGGGTTGTGGACGACCACCTTGCCCGGCTGGTCCGCCTCGGCGTCGGGGGTGATGCGCAGCAGGGCGGACTCGCCGGAGCGCAACGCGGCCAACGACCGCTCGCGGACCGTCGACTCCGCGCACTCACCGCCGACGAAACCTTCGATCGTGCCGTCGCCGAGCACGATGGCCTCGTCGCCGGGCTTGGCGGAGGTGGGGCGCTCGGCGAGCACGACGCGGGCGTGCACGAACGGGATCCGTGACGTGCGCAGCTGCGCCGAACGCTGGTCCAGGGCGAGGTCCATGGTCACTCGACGATCGCGAGGTCGGTGCGCAGCGGCCGGCCCTGGGCCGCCCGCCACACGACCGCGGGCGTCAGCGGCATGTCCGCGTGCCGGATCCGCAGGGCGTCGCACACGGCGTTGACCACCGCCGCCGGCGAGCCGACCGTCGCCGACTCCCCGACACCCTTCAGACCCTGGGGATGGTGCGGCGAGGGCGTCACGGTCTGTCCCAGCTCCCAGGACGGGCACTCCATCGACGTGGGCAGCAGGTAGTCCATGAACGAGCCACCGAGGTTGTTGCCGTCCTCGTCGAAGGCGATGACCTCCATCAGCGCCATGCCGATGCCGTCGGCGAGGCCGCCGTGGATCTGGCCCTCCACGATCATCGGGTTGATGCGGGGGCCGCAGTCGTCCACGGCGACGAACCGGCGGACCTTGACCACGCCGGTGCCCGCGTCGACGTCGACCACGCAGATGTAGGCCCCGAACGGGTAGGTCAGGTTCGGCGGGTCGTACACCGCGGTGGCGTCGAGGTGGCCCTCCACGCCCTCGGGCAGCTCGAGGTTGGAGTGGGCGGCCATCGCCAGTTCCTGGATGGTCTTGCCCTGGTCGGGATCGCCCCTCACGAACCAGCGGCCCTGCTCCCATTCGAGGTCGTCCGCCGAGCACTCCAGGGCGGCGGCTGCGATCAGGCGGGCCTTGTCCTTGACGCGCCGGGCGACCACCGCCGCGGCCGCGCCGGACACCGGCGTGGAGCGCGACCCGTAGGTGCCCAGCCCGAACGGCGTGTTGTCGGTGTCGCCGTGGAGCACCTCGATGTCCTCGGGCGGGATGCCGAGCTCCTCGGCCACGATCTGCGCGA
This Egicoccus sp. AB-alg2 DNA region includes the following protein-coding sequences:
- a CDS encoding XdhC family protein; translated protein: MDLALDQRSAQLRTSRIPFVHARVVLAERPTSAKPGDEAIVLGDGTIEGFVGGECAESTVRERSLAALRSGESALLRITPDAEADQPGKVVVHNPCLSGGTLEIFLEPEVPAPLVVVAGSAPIAQALVELGERLGYDLRPHDGTLPEDTSAVVVASHGRDEEAVLSAALRAGVPYVGLVASPRRGSAVVASLDVPDELRAKVRTPAGLDIGAHTPGEVALSILAELIARRPRPQTPGPSPLPMVQDATATDPVCGMSVPMVEASLHLEVDGRTWWFCGSGCQRAFAADPAAFGA